Part of the Coriobacteriia bacterium genome is shown below.
GCGAGGATGGCCAGGTCATCGCCCAGATGACCGCGAGCGAACGCCATCACGTTGCCCACCACCCTTGCAGCGAGAGACTGCATCGATGAGCGTTCGGCCAGGCCAAGATCGGCGAAGAGGCGCTCCTCGCCGTACAGTTCGCCATCCCGACGCGCCTCCGTAATGCCGTCAGTGTAGAGAAAGAGTATCTCTCCCTCATTGAGATGGGTTGTTGTCTCGGCGAAGTCCATGCCGGCGAATGCGCCCAGAACCGGACCGGTGGCCTCAAGCGCCGAAACCGTGGCGTCTTCCCTCAGAACAGCCGATCTGGTGTGCCCGGCGCTCGCGTAGCACAGCTGACCGTCTTCGCGGTCCAGAACGCCGAAGAAGACGGTTGCGAACGCTTCGTCAGAGGTGGCTCTCTCGACGACATCGTTTGTGAGCCGCAGTATCTCGGCGGGTAGCTTGCCCTTGTCGAACGCGTACGCGCGGATCGTGTGCCTCACAAGCGACGTGAGTTCGGCCGCGCGCAGCCCCTTGCCTGCGATATCGCCGATGGTGATGCCCACCCGACGCGGGTCCAGCTCAAAGAGGTCGTAGAAATCACCGCCGGCAAGGGTGGACTCGGTCGCCGAGCGGTAGTAAGCCTCGAACTCGACACCCGGTAGGCTGTCCGGCAGCGTCAGAAGGGCCTGCTGCAGGGTCTCGGCAATCCGGTGCTCCGACTCGTAGAGCCGGGCGTTCTCGTAGCTGAGCGACACCGCCGAGCCAAGCTTGCGACCGAAGTCGATCTCAGCTTCTGTGAAGTGCCTGAGGGCCGATATGCCATAGAACAACGCGCAGCCGATGACTTCGGTCCTCGCCATCAGCGGTACGGCCAGCACGGACTTCATCGCATGTCGATCAACTGAACCGCGGTAGATTCCGTCTTCGCTTGGCGTGAAGTCGAACGCGACGGGCACGCCCCTCTCCGCCGCACGCGATGCGCCGGGCGCGTCCGCCTTGCTCAGGTGCATTCCAACCGTATCAGGTGAGAAGCCATGCTGGTAACGCACAACCCATTCGTCGCCTTCGAGAATCTCGATCGCGGCCATTTCGCAGCCTAACGCTTCGACCCCGGCGTCGAGTGCGCTTTGCATCACGCCGTCAATATCCAAAGTCGAGTGAACTGCCCTGTTTGCGACATTGAGAGCGTCGCTCAACCGTGCGGCCTCGGTGGTTCGGTCGAGGAGCTGGGAATTCTCGATCCCCTGAGCCAAGATGCCGCCGATAGACCTGAAGAGCGCCCGTTCGTCGGCCGATATCGGCTCATCGCGCTCAAGGACGAACCCGCATGTGCCGACGACTCCGATGTTAGACACGAGGGGAATGGCGACGTTTCGGGTCGCGCCCAAACCAGCCCTTCGCAGCATCTCGCGCCGCGCCTCGGTCATCGGAACATCGTCACTCGTGACGATGCGCCCCAACGAAATGGCCATCGCCACGAGTGTCGGGCTCTCGACATCGACTCGAATATCGCGAATCTCCTCCCGGAAGGCGTCGTCCAGCCCGCAGTCCGCGAGCAGGGCAAGTCGCCGCGAGGATTCGTCGTACAAGTAGACCGTCCCAAGCTTGATGTCCATGGCCTCCATCAGGGCGGAAAGTACTCGATCCGCCACCTTGGTCAACGACAGACTGGAGGTCGCTGCAACGGTGACCTCATTCAGGAGCGCGGTGCGCGCCAACTCCAATGCCTGCATTCGCTGCGCCTCCACCACCTCCGCATAGAGGCCGGCGCTGCGCATGGCTGTCGCACACTGAATCGCAAGCAACTGGAATGCATCACGCTCCTCGTCGGTCGGCCGCCGCTCGGGCCGGTCGAGTCCCAGCAGCACGCCCACCTGGCCATCTTCCCTGACCAGCGGCGCAACGAACCTTGTTGCCAATCCTTGCTGCGACAGGGCTTCAACCAACGAGCCCGGGGAGTTCTCGGCCATGCCTGCAAAGAGACCTGCCTCAAGGCCGGCGACCTCGATGGGCGTCACCGGCAAACGCGACAGCCGTCTGGGCAGGCCCTCAGAGGCCCGCACTGCGAAATCCGTCTCGGACTCGCCGCGCAACAGCAATGCCGCGGCAGGCAAACCCAGCAACAGGCTCGCATACTCGACGGTCTGGGCAGCAATGATGTCTAGGTCCAACACCGAACTCAGGGCGACTCCGAGGTGCACTATCGTCTCGAGGTTCGCGCTCGCCTGCGCGGCCTGAAGCCTCGAAGCAGCGTTATCGACTCCTTCGCTTGCCTGTCGTATCGCAGCGACAAGCACGTGACGCTCGGTTTCGCCCAGCGCCAGGGCACCTCCTGCACAATCGACAACGACGGCGTAGAGCACCTCGTGCGTCGGATGCAGCAGTGCGACGAGGCCGCGCCGGAAGCCAAGCTGGCGCAGTGGTTCGCGGAGCTCCTCGGGCACGTCGACATCATCGATAGCCGCGACCATCGAGTCCTCCGCCGCGAGCCTGAATGACAGCGCTGTCAGCGAGGGCGATTGGATCACGACACCGACGGGGCACGCATCTGATCCAGCAGATGCGACTATCTCCAGCGTGTCGCCTCGTATGGCTATCATCGTGAGGCGAGCACCGGGAACAAGTGTCGAGATGATGACGGACAGAGGCTCGACAGCTGCGAGGACCGGCTCAGCAGGATGCGCAATCGTACTCGACGGATGCGATTGCTCGTTCACTGCCGCCGGGCCCCCTTCGGACGCCTCAGGTGGAGGAGCTGAAATCAGCAGCCGAGAAGACGTCGCCTACCCTGATTCCTTCAGAGGTGATCTCAAACTGACGAATGCGCGAATCGTGCGTGCTTGCACGCGTCTTCACGATGGCGATTGCTCGCTTGATCTCGGACTGCTGGCGCAGGTAGTGGATCAGCACGATATTGTCGGACATGTGACTGATTCCGAATTCCGTGGTGACGGTCGTAGCAAACAGGTCGTTCATCTCGTGCGTCATATAGGTCGATATGCCCTTGGTCGACATCGTCTGGACGAGCGAATAGATGAAGTCTCTGAATCGGCGAACGTCCGGTTCAGAGGACACGAGGTCGCTCAGACTGTCGATCATCACGCGCTCCGCGCCACTCCTGAGCGCCATCTCACTGATGGTGCTGACGAACTCGTCGATGTAGATATCGACCGGGGACACGTAGTAGAGCTCGAGCATGCCATCGTCCACGGCCTTCTGCATATCCCAGCCAAAGCCCGCGACGATCCGATGAAGCTGCGTCGGATTCTCCTCCATCGTGGCAATGAGACCCTTGTGGCCCATCTCGATGCCCTTGAAGATGAAGTGCAGCCCCAGAAGGGTCTTTCCGCTGCCCGGGGGTCCGAACACGATGGTCGATGCCCCCCGCCAGAATCCGTCTGCGACCATCTCATCGAACACCGCGACTCCGGTCTTGTCGCGCTTGTTCTCGAGTTCATAGGAGATGGCGGCAGGCGGGGTCACAACGCGCTGGAACACTGCCAGCCCTGAGCGGTCGATCTTGAACGCATGCTCGCCATTCAGGAACTTCGAGCCCCGCTCCTTGACCACTCGCAGGTAGCGCACGTCCTTGACGCCCACTTTTTGCAGCACGAGTTCGACGATCCCGTCGGCAACAGCGAACTCGGGCTGCGAGGCGATCTCGTCTGAGGTGTACTCGCCCACGAGGAATGACGTGATCGCGAGGGACGACAACGTGTTCATCAGCTGGGAGATGGCTGATCGAAACTCGCCGGCCGATGACGAGAAGGCATGCAGCGCCTTGAAGCTGTCGATGACCAGGAATGACGGGTTATGCTCCTTGACGAGACTGATCACCTCGGCGACGAACGCTTCAAGGTCCTTCGTGCGCAAGACCTCGCTCAGGTCCTCATAGATGATGGTGTCGCCGACGGCGCCGGGCTCGAAGTAGTCGAACTCCTGAAGATAGCGAAGCATCTTGTCGAGTGGCTCCGAGACCGTTGCGATGTAGAGGGCCGGCCGCTCCTCGGATGCGTTGGAGAACACGATCTTCTCCGCAAGGATCGTCTTCCCCGTGCCGGGCAGGCCCATGATTATGTTGATCGAATTGACCGGGAATCCGCCGTCCAGGATCGAATCCAGTACCTCATTGCCACTGCTGATCCTGTCCATCTCAAGCACTCCTCACGTAGTCCGTGTGCGTCAAGAGCGCCCCTACCGCTTCGATGAGTTTCAGTCGTTCGATCGGCTTGAGCAAGAACGCGTCGGCTCCGGCATCCAGCGCCCTGTCCCGGACGTCCAACACGCTGAACACCAGCACGGGAATGTCCTTGGTGAGCGGGTTGCTCTTGAGGCCAGAGCACACTTTGAGGCCGCTCAACCCGGGTAGGATGACATCGAGGATGATCAGGTCGGGCTTCACGGCTTCGGCCGTCTCAACGGCCCGCCTTCCGTCGAGCACGATGTGAACGTCATACCCATGCTTGTTGAGAAAGTATTCCTCGAGTTCGGCGGTGATGGGGTCCTTCTCGGCGACAAGAATGAGAATGGCGCCGTGGGATGCCGCTTCCTCGGCAACCACCCCGATCTTGCCGAGCTCTCGCTTGAGCAGCGCATGCGCGGGACCGGCCTGGATGCCATCCTCATCGATCTTGCGCTTCAACCACTTGATCCGCCGGACGTCATCCTCGCTGTAGAGCCGGTGACCGCCCTTGGTGCGGCTGGGAACGACGAGCTCGTAGGCCTTCTCCCAGTGGCGCAAGGTGGTCTGCGGGACCCCGGTGGCCTCTACAACCGCATGGATGCTATAGACGCCGATCGCCGAGTCATGTTCCATGGCACGCCCCGAAACCTCGATACGGTCTAATGCGACTCTCGAATACTTTAGCACAAATCTGAAGTACTTACTCAGGCGGGGTGAGTTTCCCGTTGGGTCGATAGCACGCTCATCCGGCCGCAACGACCGAAGTTGTATCGAGATTCGATACCGCCCGGCACTGCTGATCGTCCGTCCATCGGAAACCTCGCATATATCTCTAGTGAATCTTCAAACTCATCCCCCGGGTGGGTAGATACTCACCAGTCGAAAGAAGGGAGGTGACGTCGTGCTTTGGACAATCCTCGGAGTTCTACTGGTGCTTTGGCTTCTCGGATTCAGCTTCCAAGTTGGTGGCAGCCTAATCCACCTGATCTTGGTGGTCGCTGCGATTCTGCTCGTCGTCCAGTTGCTGTCCGGTCGACGCAGCGTCGGCTAGCTCAGCGACTGTGCTGAACACGCGTCGTCCGCACGCAGTAGCGAACACAACGCCGCGATCTGAGCACGTGAGAGGTGATCTCTATGCCGTACGTCGAACACGTTGATGGCGATGTCGGAGGTTCCGGCAACGGGTTATGGGTCTTACTCGGGGTGGTAATGGCGCTCCTCGTCTTCGTGCTGGCTCTCGCATGGTTCGGGGTGCTCGGGACGCAGGTGCAGCAGTACGTTCCTCTCTATCCTGCGCAGACGGCTCCCGCTCCGACACAGGCTGTGCCCGCCGAACCCGGTGAGGCGGGCGAACCAGGCGCAGCAGGGGCACCAGGGGCTGCTGGAGCACCTGGCGCAGCTGGAGAACCCGCACCCAGTGAGCCCGCGTCTCCCTAGGGCAATACCGGTTCGCTGACGAAGGTCGCCGGGTGTGGTCTGCCCGGCGACCTTCGCGGTTCTGCAGCGCAGGGTCGCTGGGCCTGCGCCGACCGCAACGCGTGGGACTTCATCAGAGCGCCGACCCGTGCGTGGAGTTGACCTGAGCCCTATTGATTCTGCAAGGCGGACCGGGTCTCGCACGGAACGACAACCTTGATCGCGCCTGGAACCACCGTGGCATCGACCGGAGTCTCTCCCCCGCACTCTCCGTCGGATACAACAGACTGCGGAGGTTCCGCCGTGACGCGAATGCCCTTTCCACGCCAGTGACGGACGCTCTTAGCCTCTTGGCCGACCGCTGCCTCAGCGGCACTCGCGGCCATCGCAAAGAAGTCGGCATGCTCGATGACGATGACGTCAAGCATCCCGTCGGACGTGTCGACGTCCTCGGCGATCTTGAGCCCCATGACACCGGTGCTCGCCGTGTTAGCGATGATGCACGCGATACCCTCGGCCTCGATGATCTCTCCGTCGATGTCGATTCTGTACTGCGCGATGGGCGGGTCACTGATGGCCTGCAAGCCCGCCATCGCATATGCGAGCCAGCCGAGTCGTTCCTTGCGCTCGCGCGTCGCTCCTTCGACAATCGACACTTCAAGACCCATCGTGAGTCTTACGATGAACCAATCGTCGCCCGAGCGACCCATGTCGACAGGTCGCAGGTCGTACGCGCCTGAGGCCACGAGCGCGGCGGCATCCACCAATGCGGCCGGTATGCCGAGATCCTCCGCGAGCGTGTTTCCCGTCCCCCCCGGAAGAATCGCCATCGGCGGGCCGCCCTGCGCGAGGGCCGACGCTACCTCCTTGATGGTGCCGTCACCGCCGTACACACCGACCAGATCGTATGACTGCTCGGCCGCCTGGCGCGCGGCGGCGAAGGCATCACCGGAGGCGTGCGTCACATCGACATCCCACTCGATGCCCGCTTCGCCCAGCGTCTGGTTGAGCACGCTCAACACGGGCTCCGGCTGTCCCGCTCCGGGATTGACGATCACCTTGATGCGCATTGGGCACCTTCTCGGTCTTCGGTCGGACCCGCCGTGCGTCATGAACCGCAGTATCTCGCCTGTACGTAGAGGTTCGTACCCCACCGGTCCGTGACTCGCGTAGTCCCGCAGGGTATAGCCACTAGCACAATGGATGAATCCGAATCGCATTCCTCGAACGATTGCCGTGCGGCCTCGATCGAGACAAGTTCCGCTGAGGCCTCCCCCCCGACGCCCGCGGTCGTTGCCGCGGCGCCTCCTTCACGCGCGGAGCAGCGGCACGCGAAGATCAAGCAGGCGGCCGCAGAAGCATCGTGGGAGCCCGAGGACGCCGCGTGGGCTGATGGCGCTGTCGAGGAGGAGGGCGAGGCGCTATTCCGCTCCATCTTCGAGCGCTCGGCGGTAGGCATCGCGCTGATTGACTTGGAGGGGCGCATATCCAAGTGCAACCCAGCGCTTGCGGAGATGCTCGGCCAGGAGATCGACGAACTCCCCGGCAGGGCGTTCACGGACCTCTCGTATCCAGAGGACGGGGCTCTCGACCTGAAGTACTTCGAGGCACTCGTAGGCGGAGAGAGCGACCATTACACGATTGAGAAGCGATACGTCCGTGGCGACGGGTCGGTTCTTTGGGGACAGATGACGGCGTCACTGATCTCGGGCGACCACGAGCTTCCACGGTTCGTACTCGGCATCATCGAGGACGTTTCGGAGCGTCACAACGCCGAGGAGGCAGTACGGCAACGAGACCTCGGCATCCGCGAGGCGTACACGCAAGTCGTTGCAGCGGTGACCGGTGGCAAGCTCGTACTCGTGGGAATGGATGAGATCGTCTCTGAGTTGGGAGACGAGGTGTGGAACGCCGGCGAAATCGGGTCCGCCAAAGCCGTCTCCGAAGCGCGCCACCAGCTGGGCGATACCTTGGCAGCGCAGTTCAACGACCCAAGCCGCGTGGAAGAACTCGTGCTCGCTACCGGCGAGGCCATGGCCAACGCTTGGAGCCACGGAGGCGGCGCGGGTCTGCGGCTGCTCAAGAAGGGCTGCGTACTTCAAGTCGAAGTCGAAGACGCCGGTCCGGGAATCGACTTTGCGAACCTTCCGAAGGCGACACTGGTTCCTGGCTACTCCTCAACGACGACGTCCCTCGGCATGGGTTTCACGATCATGCTCGCGGAGTGCGACCGCGTGCTGCTCGCCACCACGCCCGCAGGCACCCGGGTGGTCCTAGAAGCACGTTACGGCGACGAAGATGGTACTCACTAGAGTAGACCCTGTCAGTCGAGGACCGGCTTGTGTTGAGAGACTCGGTTCCGCCCGTTGCGCTTCGCCTCGTACAGGGCGAGATCGGCTCGCTCGATGAGCCTGAGAAAGTCCGCCTGGATGTCGCTGCCCAGTTCAGCTTCGGCGATACCGATACTCACGGTCGTGGCGATGTCATGCGTCGAAGCCTCCTCTACCGCCTTGCGTATGGCCTCGGCGATCGCCCACGTGCCGCCGTGGATCACTGGTAGGGCAAGAACGACGAACTCATCCCCACCGTACCGGCCAACAGTGTCGGAAGCCCGCAGTCGTGAGGACAAGAGCCCGGCGATGTCCCTCAGAACGCGATCGCCCGTGACGTGCCCGTGTTGATCGTTGATGCTCTTGAAGTGGTCGATATCGATCATCATCACACCGAGCGTAGAGCCGGTCCGCGCGGCTAGGTGCGCAAGCTGTGTGGATAGCGCGAAGAACCCGCGCCGATCAAGAACTGCCGTCAAGTCGTCCCGAGCCGAGCTCGCCGCCAGTCGCTTGTTCTCACGCCAGAGCCTCTGAATCGTCTCGCCCAGCAGCTCGAGTTCGGGCG
Proteins encoded:
- a CDS encoding GAF domain-containing SpoIIE family protein phosphatase, giving the protein MNEQSHPSSTIAHPAEPVLAAVEPLSVIISTLVPGARLTMIAIRGDTLEIVASAGSDACPVGVVIQSPSLTALSFRLAAEDSMVAAIDDVDVPEELREPLRQLGFRRGLVALLHPTHEVLYAVVVDCAGGALALGETERHVLVAAIRQASEGVDNAASRLQAAQASANLETIVHLGVALSSVLDLDIIAAQTVEYASLLLGLPAAALLLRGESETDFAVRASEGLPRRLSRLPVTPIEVAGLEAGLFAGMAENSPGSLVEALSQQGLATRFVAPLVREDGQVGVLLGLDRPERRPTDEERDAFQLLAIQCATAMRSAGLYAEVVEAQRMQALELARTALLNEVTVAATSSLSLTKVADRVLSALMEAMDIKLGTVYLYDESSRRLALLADCGLDDAFREEIRDIRVDVESPTLVAMAISLGRIVTSDDVPMTEARREMLRRAGLGATRNVAIPLVSNIGVVGTCGFVLERDEPISADERALFRSIGGILAQGIENSQLLDRTTEAARLSDALNVANRAVHSTLDIDGVMQSALDAGVEALGCEMAAIEILEGDEWVVRYQHGFSPDTVGMHLSKADAPGASRAAERGVPVAFDFTPSEDGIYRGSVDRHAMKSVLAVPLMARTEVIGCALFYGISALRHFTEAEIDFGRKLGSAVSLSYENARLYESEHRIAETLQQALLTLPDSLPGVEFEAYYRSATESTLAGGDFYDLFELDPRRVGITIGDIAGKGLRAAELTSLVRHTIRAYAFDKGKLPAEILRLTNDVVERATSDEAFATVFFGVLDREDGQLCYASAGHTRSAVLREDATVSALEATGPVLGAFAGMDFAETTTHLNEGEILFLYTDGITEARRDGELYGEERLFADLGLAERSSMQSLAARVVGNVMAFARGHLGDDLAILAVERVDGTP
- a CDS encoding ATPase domain-containing protein: MDRISSGNEVLDSILDGGFPVNSINIIMGLPGTGKTILAEKIVFSNASEERPALYIATVSEPLDKMLRYLQEFDYFEPGAVGDTIIYEDLSEVLRTKDLEAFVAEVISLVKEHNPSFLVIDSFKALHAFSSSAGEFRSAISQLMNTLSSLAITSFLVGEYTSDEIASQPEFAVADGIVELVLQKVGVKDVRYLRVVKERGSKFLNGEHAFKIDRSGLAVFQRVVTPPAAISYELENKRDKTGVAVFDEMVADGFWRGASTIVFGPPGSGKTLLGLHFIFKGIEMGHKGLIATMEENPTQLHRIVAGFGWDMQKAVDDGMLELYYVSPVDIYIDEFVSTISEMALRSGAERVMIDSLSDLVSSEPDVRRFRDFIYSLVQTMSTKGISTYMTHEMNDLFATTVTTEFGISHMSDNIVLIHYLRQQSEIKRAIAIVKTRASTHDSRIRQFEITSEGIRVGDVFSAADFSSST
- a CDS encoding response regulator, which translates into the protein MEHDSAIGVYSIHAVVEATGVPQTTLRHWEKAYELVVPSRTKGGHRLYSEDDVRRIKWLKRKIDEDGIQAGPAHALLKRELGKIGVVAEEAASHGAILILVAEKDPITAELEEYFLNKHGYDVHIVLDGRRAVETAEAVKPDLIILDVILPGLSGLKVCSGLKSNPLTKDIPVLVFSVLDVRDRALDAGADAFLLKPIERLKLIEAVGALLTHTDYVRSA
- a CDS encoding lmo0937 family membrane protein is translated as MLWTILGVLLVLWLLGFSFQVGGSLIHLILVVAAILLVVQLLSGRRSVG
- a CDS encoding diacylglycerol kinase family protein, producing MRIKVIVNPGAGQPEPVLSVLNQTLGEAGIEWDVDVTHASGDAFAAARQAAEQSYDLVGVYGGDGTIKEVASALAQGGPPMAILPGGTGNTLAEDLGIPAALVDAAALVASGAYDLRPVDMGRSGDDWFIVRLTMGLEVSIVEGATRERKERLGWLAYAMAGLQAISDPPIAQYRIDIDGEIIEAEGIACIIANTASTGVMGLKIAEDVDTSDGMLDVIVIEHADFFAMAASAAEAAVGQEAKSVRHWRGKGIRVTAEPPQSVVSDGECGGETPVDATVVPGAIKVVVPCETRSALQNQ
- a CDS encoding PAS domain S-box protein, with translation MDESESHSSNDCRAASIETSSAEASPPTPAVVAAAPPSRAEQRHAKIKQAAAEASWEPEDAAWADGAVEEEGEALFRSIFERSAVGIALIDLEGRISKCNPALAEMLGQEIDELPGRAFTDLSYPEDGALDLKYFEALVGGESDHYTIEKRYVRGDGSVLWGQMTASLISGDHELPRFVLGIIEDVSERHNAEEAVRQRDLGIREAYTQVVAAVTGGKLVLVGMDEIVSELGDEVWNAGEIGSAKAVSEARHQLGDTLAAQFNDPSRVEELVLATGEAMANAWSHGGGAGLRLLKKGCVLQVEVEDAGPGIDFANLPKATLVPGYSSTTTSLGMGFTIMLAECDRVLLATTPAGTRVVLEARYGDEDGTH
- a CDS encoding GGDEF domain-containing protein is translated as MKMTATAEIVRLCREIDETARDVYAKLSRVPCPEELSRFWAHMSEEEAEHIRFWERAEHAGDLTTIPDLVEDADEVIAELERTLVRSRELLDLIGEDCDVAASFTLAYRMEFYLLHPAFELLFRLLGPSAGDPNPADEYECHISEFIDMLRSYGSVTPELELLGETIQRLWRENKRLAASSARDDLTAVLDRRGFFALSTQLAHLAARTGSTLGVMMIDIDHFKSINDQHGHVTGDRVLRDIAGLLSSRLRASDTVGRYGGDEFVVLALPVIHGGTWAIAEAIRKAVEEASTHDIATTVSIGIAEAELGSDIQADFLRLIERADLALYEAKRNGRNRVSQHKPVLD